Within Paenibacillus sp. RUD330, the genomic segment TCCTGATCTACTTCATCCTCTCCGAGAGAATCACGAAGGGCATGGTGGCAGGCGCGGTCAAAGGGTAAGGGCATGCTGCTCGGCTTCGGCCGAAATGCCGCTGCGCATCGACAGCAAGAGCATCTGCGCATCAACGGGGAAGCCCGGCAGAGCACAGCTGGACGAAATAGATAAAAGCCGCCTAGAAAGCGGCGCGACAACCCCGTCCGTGAAACCGCTCACGGACGGGGATTTGTCATTAAAAACAGGAAGGGGTCATGCAGCTTGAAGCGGCGAGGAAGCAATTCATTTCAAACCTGGCTGTTCATCGTGCTGCTCAGCTGCATGACAGGCATGGTGATCATCGTCAGCCTGCTGTTCTACAACCGGACGACAGAACAGCTGAGGGCGAAGATCCACGATCTCTCCAGCAAAAACGTAGCCCAGACGATCGGCCTGTTCGATCTCGTCGACAAAGGCTTCGACAGCCTGTCCAAGTCGATCAGCAACAACTTTGACCTCGTCCGCCTGCTGACCAGCCATCCGACCGAGCCTCAAGAGCAGTTCGCGAATGAGAGGGCGATCACGAACATCATCGGAACGAACTTTTTTTCCCGCGACGACCTGATCGGCATCCATGTCATGACGAATCAAAAGCGCATCTACAACTATGGGAACTATATCAACGAGGTCAAGCCGGGTTACGACAAGACCGGCTGGTACAAAAGCATCGTCGACGAAGGCGGGAAAATCGTCTGGCTGGGCCTGTTTCCAACGTCCGTCATCGATGAGAACGAAACCCGTCCCGTTCTGGCCTTCGGACGGCAGCTGTATGATCTCGACGTGCACAAGCCGATCGGAGTCGTACTCTACGAGACAAGCCCGGCGCCGATTCTGAAGGCGCTTGAGAATCTCAAGCTCAGCTCCAACAGCAAAGTCTATCTGCTCGACGAGCGGGGCAGTCTCGTCAGCGCTACGGACGGCTCGGAGGATCTGCCGGCATTCGCCGATGTCCGCCGGCCGGAATCCGTCGGAGAGACCCAGGTATACAGCCGGGACGGCCGGCTCGTCGTCACGTCGAGCCTTCCGTTCGCCGACTGGACGGCCGTCACGGTAACGCCGGAGAAGGATCTGAACGTCGAGCTGGTTGAGATGCGACGGTATTTGTTTATCGTCGGGCTGATCCTCATTCTGGTATCCATCATCGTGGCGACCATTCTGTCCAACACGATCTCCTCGCCGCTCAAGCGGGTCATCCGCGAGATGAAAAAGGTCGAGCTGGGCAACTTCCAAGGACAGGTCCAAGTCCGGAGCTACCGGGAAATCAATTCGCTGGCCGGCTCCTTCAATGAAATGGTGCGGCAGATCGATCAGCTCGTCGAGCGGGTGAAGATCAGCTCGATGAGCGAGAAGAACGCGGAGCTGCTGGCGCTCCAGTCCCAGGTCAATCCCCATTTCCTGTACAATACGCTGGACATGATCTATTGGATGCTCGACGAGAAGGAAGAGGATCATCTCGGCGAGGTCGTGCTGTCCCTCTCCCGCATGTTCCGCTACAGCAGCCATTGGGAGCAGGGCGCGCTGGTGACGCTGGGCGAGGAGCTGGAGCAGATCCGCGATTATCTGACCATCATTACGATCCGGCTCGAGGGGAGAGTCTCGGTGAACATGGAGGTTCCGCCCGAATATCTTTCGGTTCCGCTGCCGAAAATGACGCTGCAGCCGATCATCGAGAATGCCGTCAAGCACGGGCTTGAGCCGCTTGGCGGCGAAGGATGCCTCGTCATCACCGCCGGCAGCCAGGGGGCGCGACTGACGATTACGGTGAAGGATAACGGAGTCGGGATGGATGCGGCCGCGCTGGCCATGCTCAGAGCCTCTCTCGACAGCGAGATCAACGCGCCGGGAGGCGTCCTGGAGCCGGGAATCAAGCGCAAGGGCGGCATAGGCCTGCCGAACGTGCACCGCCGCCTGATCCACACATTCGGACCGGAATATGGACTGCGCCTGAGCAGCGAGAGAGACGGGGGAACGACGGCGTCCATCACGCTCCCGCTTCCGCCGCGCCAGACGCCGGTTATTCCGCTGCCGAAGAAGGAGGAGTGATTCATGCATATTCTGGTCGCCGACGATGAAAGCATCATCCGGACAGGGGTGAGAAGGACGCTGGAGCAGGCCCGCCCTGGATATACGATCCACTTGGCCGATTCCGCCGATCAAGCGGCGAAGCTGCTTACGGAGCATCCCATCGATATCGTGCTGACGGACATCCTCATGCCCGGCATGAACGGTCTGGAGTTCATGCAGCTGTCGAGAGCGAAGCATCCCGGAATCAAATGGGTCGTCATCTCGGCTCATTCGGAATTCTCCTATGCCCAGAAAGCGGTGCAGCTGGGGGCGAAGGACTATCTGTTGAAGCCGATCGGGAAAAAGCGGCTCGTCGAGCTTCTGGAAGAGCTGGAGGCGGAGCTGGGCCGGGAGCAATCGGAGGTCAAGCAAAACGAGCTGCTGCGGACGAATCTGAAATACTTGCGTGAAGGGATGTTCCAACGGCTGGCTGCCGGCCATGATATCGGAAACCTGGACATCGGGCCGCTCATGGACCGGTATCCGGAATTCCATCTCGTCGTCGTCCGCTTGGAGGCGGGCAGCCGCGATGCGGGGCTGGAGCATTTCATCGTGGACAATGTGTTCTCCGAGCTGATCGGCCGGTACGGCGAAGGCTTCGTCGTCAGCTACGACCGGCTGACGCTGATCGGTCTCGCTTCCGTAGAGACCGAGGACGCGTTCGCCCAGCTGATCGCTTCGCTGCGGGGATATTTGGGCCATTATCTGAAGCTTCCTTTCCGCATAGCAAGCAGCGGCCTCATGAAGGAGATCCGCTCCGTCCCGGACACGATCATGAAGCTTGCCCGCCAGGCATCGCATGCCGCGGCCGGACAGGAGGAGGCGGTCCGGATCAAGGGAGGCAGCGACAACAAGGCGATTGAAGTCGCGCTCCAGTATATTGAGGCGCATTATAAGGAAGAAACTCTTTCGCTCGAGCGGATCGCTTCCGTCGTGTATCTCAATCCGGTCTACTTCAGCCAGTTGTTCAAGCAGAAGACCGGGCAGGGCTTCAAGGATTACATCATCGGACTGAGGCTGGAGGAAGCCAAGCTGCTGCTGCGGGAGTCGGATCTGAAGCTCGCGGATATCGCGGAGCGGATCGGGTATCAGGACATGAGGCATTTCACGCAGGTGTTCCGCAAGAGATTCATGCAGACGCCGACGGAATACCGGACCCGCAAGAAGCTGGAACAGCGTTGACTGTTCATAGCTGACATGGACGTGGCACCTAATTAGGCTTCCCGCCTCTTCAAGAGGTTCGGGGTGCCTATTTATGTCAAAGGCGAATCGGGATCTGGAAGGAAGTGTTGGAAACGGCAATCCTTCCGGGGAACCATGTATATAGAAGGGAAGACAGGTGAGAATAGGACGGTGGCGGGATTGGAAACGGCCGAGGGGCTCTATCGGGACTGCTGCCGGCTGGTTGGGATGAGGTCGTTTGCCTGCTGTGCATGCCTGAGAAAAAGAGGGGAAGTTTTAAATAAAGATGAGAAATGATAAATAAACATGCAAATTGATTTGCTTAGAGATTGTAAAGAATAGGGCAAGTTTTCCGATAAATCATTTAATCCTTTGTGGCTCCTATGAATAATACTTTATCAAATAATTGCGTTAATTGAATGAAGCGTCAGTGTGATGAAATTAACATTGAATAATTATAAGTGTAAAAAATTGAGAATTCTGTTTGAGGCGCGAATAAATTTATCGGCCGAAAGAAAATAATGCAAGTTGTTATTCTTACTATGTAATAGTATAATTCATTTATGCTATTCAACCATTAATGTGAGGGGCGTGTAAGGTTAGTGTACAAAAAGACAGGATTGACACTGGCAGCACTGATGATCGCAGGCAGCGTGCTTGCAGCATGCGGCGACGGCAACAATAACAGCAACTCCGGCAACACCGGCGGAGAAGCGGCCGGCAACACGGCAACGAACAGCGCCGAAAACACCGGCGGAGAAGCAGCCGGCAACCTGGCCGCAGATCAAGTCTTCCGCATGAACCTCACTTCCGAGCCTCCTACTTTGGACCCGGCTCTGATGCAGGACAACGTGTCCGGCACGGTTGCAGACGGCCTGTTCGAAGGTCTGATGACGACCAACAAAGATGGCGAAGTCGTAGAGGGCATGGCTGAGAAAGTAGACGTATCCGATGACGGCAAGACGTATACGTTCCACATTCGCCAAGGCACCAAATGGTCCACCGGCAACCCGGTCACGGCCCATGACTTTGAATTCTCCTGGAAGCGCACTCTGGATCCGAAGGCCGCTACTCCGGCTCCTTACGCTTACCAGCTCTACTACCTGGCCGGCGCTGAAGAGTACAACACGGGCAAAGGCAGCGTAGATGCTGTCGGCGTCAAGGCAGTCGACGACAACACTCTCGAAGTCAAGCTGGTCAACCCGACGACCTACTTCCTCAGCCTGCAGACGTTCTACACGTACTTCCCTGTAGACAAAGTCGCTGTCGAAAAGGATGCGAACTGGGCCAACGAAGCGGCGACGTTCTCCAGCAACGGACCGTTCAAGCTGTCCGCATGGAAGCACAACGACTCCGTTGAGCTCGTTCCGAACGAC encodes:
- a CDS encoding sensor histidine kinase; its protein translation is MKRRGSNSFQTWLFIVLLSCMTGMVIIVSLLFYNRTTEQLRAKIHDLSSKNVAQTIGLFDLVDKGFDSLSKSISNNFDLVRLLTSHPTEPQEQFANERAITNIIGTNFFSRDDLIGIHVMTNQKRIYNYGNYINEVKPGYDKTGWYKSIVDEGGKIVWLGLFPTSVIDENETRPVLAFGRQLYDLDVHKPIGVVLYETSPAPILKALENLKLSSNSKVYLLDERGSLVSATDGSEDLPAFADVRRPESVGETQVYSRDGRLVVTSSLPFADWTAVTVTPEKDLNVELVEMRRYLFIVGLILILVSIIVATILSNTISSPLKRVIREMKKVELGNFQGQVQVRSYREINSLAGSFNEMVRQIDQLVERVKISSMSEKNAELLALQSQVNPHFLYNTLDMIYWMLDEKEEDHLGEVVLSLSRMFRYSSHWEQGALVTLGEELEQIRDYLTIITIRLEGRVSVNMEVPPEYLSVPLPKMTLQPIIENAVKHGLEPLGGEGCLVITAGSQGARLTITVKDNGVGMDAAALAMLRASLDSEINAPGGVLEPGIKRKGGIGLPNVHRRLIHTFGPEYGLRLSSERDGGTTASITLPLPPRQTPVIPLPKKEE
- a CDS encoding response regulator, with amino-acid sequence MHILVADDESIIRTGVRRTLEQARPGYTIHLADSADQAAKLLTEHPIDIVLTDILMPGMNGLEFMQLSRAKHPGIKWVVISAHSEFSYAQKAVQLGAKDYLLKPIGKKRLVELLEELEAELGREQSEVKQNELLRTNLKYLREGMFQRLAAGHDIGNLDIGPLMDRYPEFHLVVVRLEAGSRDAGLEHFIVDNVFSELIGRYGEGFVVSYDRLTLIGLASVETEDAFAQLIASLRGYLGHYLKLPFRIASSGLMKEIRSVPDTIMKLARQASHAAAGQEEAVRIKGGSDNKAIEVALQYIEAHYKEETLSLERIASVVYLNPVYFSQLFKQKTGQGFKDYIIGLRLEEAKLLLRESDLKLADIAERIGYQDMRHFTQVFRKRFMQTPTEYRTRKKLEQR